The following are encoded in a window of Ranitomeya variabilis isolate aRanVar5 chromosome 6, aRanVar5.hap1, whole genome shotgun sequence genomic DNA:
- the PTPN23 gene encoding tyrosine-protein phosphatase non-receptor type 23 has product MEAVPRMPMIWLDLKEAGEFGFNQAVKQFVLKNYGENPENYNEELKKLEQLRQSSVNVPRDFEGCSVLRKYFGQLHYLQSRIPMGVEQEAAVPITWTEIFSGKSVTHADIKYEQACVLYNLGALHSMLGAMDKRVSEEGMKISCTHFQCAAGAFSYLRDHFPHSYSVDMSHQILNLNINLMLGQAQECLLEKSMLDNRKSFLVARISAQVVDYYKEACRALENSETASLLGKIQKDWKKLVQMKIYYFASIAHLHMGKQAEEQQKYGEQVAYLQSALDKLNEAIKQSKGQPSTVQEALRFTMDVIGGKFNSSKKDNDFIYHESVPALDTLQAVKGAPLVKALPVNPTDPAVTGPDIFSKLVPMAAHEASSLYSEEKAKLLREIISKIEAKNEILDQFTDSLQLDSDTVDNLDLYSHIPPSLMEKCAALSVRPDTVRSLVQSMQALSGVFTDVEASLKDIKDILDGEEKEEKKLQDEVGKANVPPTASPAMAEVSKEWTKYMEVHEKASFTNTELHKAMNLHISNLRLLSGPLEQLQQALPAPTLTEDDKSVLQNLKRILGKVQEMKEQRLSLEQQLRDMIQKDDITTSLVTTDRSEMKKLFAEQLKKYDQLKVYIDQNLSAQENILKALTEANVKYAPIRKVLAESEQKWNHTVQTLISSYEAYEDLMKKCQEGKDFYADLESKVGKLLEKARTACEASQAIRLQILEREMKKKPPPRPTAPKPALEKKVSDVDLEKIPAADLQHFSSLMSDLPEELKSLPPDALLAHFDRLTAEAVGAFPMDLAAAYGGTRMPGAGSYGAGRTATAPMPEPLAMPFNQAPFNAIPGQMPPMSVGSVPGPGFPPVPYSGLPAVSSGTAFPPQLMHQSVSQVPSNSPSQNPNVYSAGGQTVRPNPASAPVAPGYMGAALPPQRTSPQHLPMSAPGLPPLPHFKPNSVVGFGTGQASSASVVSGPLNPRAPNPSPASSMRPQGAPGIRPATTTVDSIQGPISSYAAPRMPAVPPVSSQPQRGYMPAPGLPAMGPSHPFPYSQGGLPNYVQPPTHLPQGHSNQMFHIQGLHQPRMEASGQPLPGQLPFTTPVPHQFTPQMRAPYHPQQPGVYPQGQPARMPLVNPVLPPQQYQQFAVPLPHQAMPPQPHQAVQPHQAMPHQAVQPLPHLMPQRYPLPHQDNPAQQPLHPTFPGVVPRAAPQPVHTVTLPMSQPPSSQVLPHPVVPGMPSVPAGSASQVPSAMPYGPPARHPIPPSNGMNSMPPGPPIPLGAPPAPALVHHVQPPGSPALGQLPGGSIVPAAPVIPSPAPSPQPSLVVKPPAASTSAAMPQRPPPSLTPGTTPLNQASTDPVFHRQSSTTDDLLSSSPESQHGGSKTSVGQPLLQPTKADSKDGLKPKGIQLIENDPYEKPEHVMQLLSELDRFRLVVSALDKPVPGAATQLDAMWKEFQDAQEKEARNLSIAIARCYTMKNRHQDIMPYDKNRIVLQSGKDDYINASKIEDLSPYCPTIIATQAPLVGTASDFWLMIYEQKVSLIVMLVSDLEIEKQKVLRYFPTERGQPVLNGHITLTLTSHKVADTHVERVMSLQYKDQSLKRSIIHLQFTSWPELGLPDSKGNLLRFIQDVHSHYLHQRPLHMPIVVHCSSGVGRTGAFCLLYAAVQEVEAGNGIPELAELVKKMRQQRKHMLHEKIHLKFCYEAVLKHAEQLLQRHGFYTPSTSKPQPSASQKVYSLQDPQDIVLGGDMPISSIQATIAKLSIKPCSGSPEGTNHYQLPLLPDPELPPHDIIQAVVPPSSSHPDLTASVIPESQTPPIPTTSNGTSESPAEVANSHDPAPSPEPSAAGTTPSSSSLTLLASLTPETFSLDGSQRGKQKMNKQNFLQPQNGSGLARGGKSQDDPLNMLDPLWTLNKT; this is encoded by the exons ATGGAGGCCGTGCCCCGGATGCCCATGATATGGCTGGACCTGAAGGAGGCCGGGGAGTTCGGCTTCAACCAGGCGGTGAAACAA tttgttcTGAAGAATTACGgtgaaaatccagaaaattacaatgAGGAGCTGAAGAAGCTGGAGCAGCTGAGACAG AGCTCTGTGAATGTCCCCCGAGACTTCGAAGGATGCAGCGTGTTACGCAAGTACTTTGGCCAACTCCATTACCTGCAGAGTCGCATACCCATGGGTGTCGAGCAGGAGGCGGCTGTGCCCATCACGTG GACGGAAATTTTCTCAGGGAAGTCAGTGACGCATGCTGATATCAAGTACGAGCAGGCCTGTGTCCTGTACAATCTGG GCGCGTTGCACTCCATGCTGGGCGCTATGGACAAGAGGGTCTCTGAAGAG GGGATGAAGATCTCGTGCACTCACTTCCAGTGTGCTGCCGGAGCCTTCTCCTACCTGCGGGATCACTTCCCTCATTCTTACAGTGTGGACATGAGTCAccagatcctgaacctcaacataaACCTCATGCTG GGTCAGGCCCAGGAGTGTCTGCTGGAGAAGTCCATGCTGGATAACAGGAAGAGTTTCCTGGTGGCTCGGATCAGCGCTCAG GTGGTGGATTATTACAAGGAAGCGTGCCGAGCCCTGGAGAACTCTGAGACGGCCTCACTTCTTGGTAAGATCCAGAAGGACTGGAAGAAGTTGGTGCAGATGAAGATTTACTACTTTGCATCCATCGCTCAT CTGCACATGGGGAAACAGGCGGAAGAACAGCAGAAATATGGGGAGCAG GTCGCCTATTTACAGAGCGCTCTAGACAAACTTAACGAGGCGATAAAGCAGTCGAAG GGTCAACCATCCACTGTGCAGGAAGCCCTGCGTTTCACTATGGATGTGATTGGTGGCAA ATTTAATTCTTCCAAGAAGGACAATGATTTCATCTACCACGAGTCTGTGCCCGCACTGGACACCCTGCAGGCTGTGAAAG GGGCCCCATTAGTGAAGGCTCTTCCCGTTAATCCCACTGATCCTGCCGTGACCGGACCTGATATTTTTTCTAAGCTGGTACCAATGGCGGCACACGAGGCTTCATCTCTCTACAG TGAGGAAAAGGCAAAACTTCTACGTGAAATAATCTCCAAAATAGAGGCAAAGAATGAAATCCTCGA TCAGTTCACAGACTCCCTGCAGCTGGATTCGGACACCGTGGATAATCTGGACTTGTACAGTCACATCCCACCGTCACTGATGGAGAAATGTGCAGCGCTGAGCGTGCGGCCGGACACAGTCCGCAGCCTGGTGCAGTCCATGCAGG CACTCTCCGGAGTCTTCACCGACGTGGAGGCGTCTCTTAAAGACATTAAGGATATTCTGGatggagaagaaaaagaggagaaaaaACTGCAAGATGAGGTGGGGAAGGCAAATGTACCTCCGACCGCATCACCTGCGATGGCCGAAGTGAGCAAAGAGTGGACAAAGTACATGGAGGTGCACGAGAAGGCGAGCTTCACCAACACCGAGCTGCACAAAGCTATGAACCTGCACATCAGCAACCTGCGGCTCCTGAGCGGACCCCTAGAACAGCTCCAGCAAGCGCTGCCAGCGCCAACACTAACTGAGG ATGACAAGTCTGTGCTGCAGAACCTGAAGAGGATCTTGGGGAAGGTGCAGGAAATGAAGGAGCAGCGTCTTTCTCTGGAGCAGCAGCTGCGGGACATGATACAGAAGGACGATATCACCACCTCCTTGGTCACCACTGACCGCTCAGAGATGAAG AAACTCTTTGCTGAACAGCTGAAGAAGTACGACCAGCTGAAGGTTTACATCGACCAGAACTTGTCCGCTCAGGAGAACATCCTGAAGGCACTGACCGAGGCCAACGTGAAGTACGCGCCAATCAGGAAGGTGCTGGCGGAGTCCGAGCAGAA GTGGAACCACACTGTGCAGACCCTGATATCTTCCTACGAGGCCTACGAGGACCTAATGAAGAAGTGCCAGGAGGGTAAAGACTTCTACGCAGACTTGGAAAGCAAAGTGGGCAAGCTTCTAGAGAAAGCGCGGACGGCATGCGAGGCTTCCCAGGCCATCCGGCTCCAGATCCTGGAGCG GGAAATGAAGAAGAAGCCGCCTCCTCGACCAACGGCCCCCAAGCCGGCGCTGGAGAAGAAGGTATCTGACGTGGACCTTGAGAAGATCcccgctgcggacctgcagcacTTCTCCTCTCTTATGTCTGATCTCCCGGAGGAGCTGAAGAGTTTACCCCCGGACGCCCTGCTGGCACATTTTGATCGCTTGACTGCCGAAGCCGTAGGGGCCTTTCCCATGGATCTAgcagctgcctatggtggaacaagAATGCCCGGCGCAGGTAGTTACGGAGCGGGAAGAACGGCGACTGCACCAATGCCAGAACCGCTAGCCATGCCTTTCAACCAGGCTCCATTTAATGCCATACCTGGGCAAATGCCACCAATGTCTGTGGGTTCTGTTCCTGGTCCGGGATTCCCTCCAGTCCCCTACAGCGGCCTTCCTGCCGTCAGCTCTGGCACAGCCTTCCCGCCACAGTTGATGCATCAATCTGTCAGTCAGGTTCCGTCTAATTCTCCATCACAGAATCCTAATGTGTATTCAGCAGGTGGACAAACGGTGCGACCCAATCCGGCGTCTGCCCCGGTGGCACCAGGCTACATGGGCGCTGCCCTGCCTCCACAGAGAACGTCGCCCCAGCACCTGCCCATGTCTGCACCGGGATTGCCTCCTTTACCTCATTTTAAGCCAAATTCTGTTGTTGGTTTTGGCACCGGACAAGCGTCATCTGCATCAGTTGTGTCCGGCCCGCTGAACCCTAGGGCCCCAAATCCGTCACCGGCAAGCAGCATGCGCCCTCAAGGTGCACCGGGCATCCGGCCAGCCACCACCACAGTGGACAGTATTCAAGGGCCCATCTCAAGCTATGCTGCACCCAGGATGCCAGCGGTGCCCCCAGTTAGCAGCCAGCCCCAGCGAGGCTATATGCCGGCCCCCGGGCTTCCAGCTATGGGTCCGAGTCATCCCTTCCCATATTCTCAAGGTGGGCTACCGAATTATGTTCAGCCACCTACACATTTACCCCAAGGTCACAGTAACCAAATGTTCCATATACAAGGGCTCCACCAGCCTAGAATGGAGGCGTCGGGCCAGCCTCTTCCTGGACAGCTGCCATTTACAACCCCTGTACCACATCAGTTCACCCCCCAGATGAGAGCCCCCTATCACCCACAGCAGCCCGGTGTTTACCCACAGGGACAGCCGGCACGTATGCCCCTTGTAAACCCAGTGCTGCCTCCACAGCAATATCAGCAGTTTGCCGTGCCGCTGCCGCATCAGGCCATGCCGCCGCAGCCGCATCAGGCCGTGCAGCCGCATCAAGCCATGCCGCATCAGGCCGTGCAGCCGCTTCCTCACCTAATGCCACAGCGGTATCCACTTCCTCACCAGGATAACCCAGCTCAGCAGCCCCTCCATCCTACGTTTCCTGGGGTCGTGCCCAGAGCGGCCCCTCAGCCTGTTCACACTGTAACACTACCCATGAGTCAGCCGCCATCTTCTCAGGTTCTCCCTCATCCGGTGGTCCCTGGAATGCCGAGCGTTCCCGCTGGCTCTGCCTCCCAGGTGCCATCAGCCATGCCTTATGGACCTCCTGCCAGACACCCCATTCCTCCTTCCAATGGCATGAATTCGATGCCCCCTGGGCCTCCAATACCGTTGGGTGCGCCTCCTGCCCCAGCCCTTGTCCACCATGTACAGCCTCCGGGCAGCCCAGCACTTGGCCAGCTTCCAGGTGGATCCATTGTCCCTGCGGCTCCAGTCATTCCTTCTCCAGCACCTTCTCCACAGCCATCCCTGGTTGTGAAGCCTCCAGCAGCATCTACCTCCGCCGCCATGCCTCAGAGGCCTCCGCCTTCACTGACGCCAGGAACGACTCCTCTAAACCAAGCGTCTACGGACCCGGTCTTTCACCGGCAGAGCTCCACCACAGATGATCTCCTGTCATCTAGTCCTGAGAGCCAACATGGTGGCTCCAAAACATCGGTGGGACAGCCGCTTCTGCAGCCCACCAAGGCGGACTCTAAAGATGGCCTCAAACCGAAGGGCATCCAACTCATCGAGAACGATCCGTACGAGAAGCCGGAGCACGTCATGCAGCTTTTGTCTGAGCTCGATCGCTTCAGACTCGTTGTTTCAGCTCTCGACAAACCAGTGCCTGGTGCCGCGACCCAGCTGGATGCCATGTGGAAGGAGTTCCAAGATGCCCAAGAGAAAGAAGCCAGGAACCTGTCTATCGCCATCGCCCGCTGTTACACCATGAAGAACCGGCACCAGGACATCATGCCCTACGACAAGAACCGCATCGTCTTACAGTCCGGGAAGGACGATTACATCAATGCCAGTAAGATTGAAGACCTGTCCCCGTACTGCCCGACCATCATTGCCACTCAGGCCCCACTGGTGGGCACGGCCTCCGATTTCTGGCTGATGATTTACGAGCAGAAGGTGTCGCTGATAGTCATGCTGGTGTCGGACCTGGAGATTGAGAAG CAAAAAGTATTGCGATATTTCCCTACGGAGCGCGGGCAGCCGGTGTTAAACGGGCACATCACACTGACGCTGACCAGCCACAAGGTCGCCGACACGCACGTTGAAAGGGTGATGTCCCTCCAGTACAAGGACCAAAGCCTGAAGCGCTCCATCATCCACCTGCAGTTTACATCCTGGCCTGAGCT GGGTCTTCCTGACAGTAAAGGGAACTTGCTGCGGTTCATCCAGGACGTCCATAGTCACTACTTGCACCAGCGCCCCCTGCACATGCCCATCGTCGTGCACTGCAG tTCCGGCGTGGGCAGGACGGGCGCCTTCTGCCTTCTCTATGCTGCTGTGCAGGAAGTGGAAGCCGGTAATGGGATCCCGGAGCTGGCGGAGCTCGTGAAGAAGATGAGGCAGCAGAGGAAGCACATGCTCCATGAGAAG ATCCATCTGAAGTTCTGCTACGAGGCGGTTCTGAAGCACGCGGAGCAGCTTCTGCAGAGACACGGCTTTTACACCCCATCTACCAGCAAGCCCCAGCCCAGCGCCTCACAAAAG GTCTACAGTCTGCAGGACCCCCAGGACATCGTACTTGGAGGGGATATGCCCATCAGCTCCATCCAAGCAACCATTGCAAAACTGAGCATTAAGCCCTGCTCCGGCAGCCCTGAGGGCACCAACCATTATCAGCTGCCTCTGCTGCCGGACCCCGAGCTGCCTCCACATGACATTATACAGGCGGTGGTCCCCCCGAGCTCCTCACATCCAGACCTTACAGCTTCAGTAATCCCCGAGTCACAGACGCCTCCGATCCCGACCACCAGCAATGGAACCAGCGAGTCCCCTGCAGAAGTGGCCAACAGTCATGACCCAGCACCAAGTCCTGAGCCCTCCGCTGCCGGCACCACACCGTCCTCCTCATCGCTCACCCTGCTGGCATCTTTGACCCCCGAGACCTTCAGTCTGGACGGCTCTCAGCGAGGGAAGCAGAAGATGAACAAGCAGAACTTCCTCCAGCCCCAGAATGGCAGCGGCCTGGCACGAGGCGGCAAATCCCAAGACGATCCTCTCAATATGTTGGACCCGCTGTGGACTCTGAATAAAACCTAA